In Nomascus leucogenys isolate Asia chromosome 8, Asia_NLE_v1, whole genome shotgun sequence, a single genomic region encodes these proteins:
- the CFAP157 gene encoding cilia- and flagella-associated protein 157, which translates to MALISTWGKEGRPQKPKKLPWEPGILPAMAWDSWAWGLTDTICLGVGPGTGTQQEEGRVPLSPASLPRPVAMYGTSFLSNHRASSWGLEPWLPSAMAPKKSVSKAGKEFEVKKKKGGKKEPVVAVEPPLAKETKEFYHIQIRDLEDRLARYQRKWDELAVQEKLFRQEFEQLANNKKEIVAFLKRTLNQQVDEITDLNEQLQNLQLAKEMEKDAFEVQLARVRHEFQETKDQLTTENIILAGKLAALEEFRLQKEEVTDKFTLLEEQARKQENEFRDYAYNLEKKSVLDKDRLRKEIVQRVNLVTNEFHKMTMNWMSETTRRAIKENNGITLQMARVSQQGMKLLRENEQLKGRQDNLCKQLELLENTQKVMARHKRGHEKIILMLTKKCQEQQQDTKEAEELRLLLSQLEQRSLQLQVDNQALKSQRDQLSLQLEQQQVDLQRLQQELANEQKVRTSLEVALVQATSFLQDILQMHPDEEDSDFDVTFQPWQKEILQQLLVMLGSTVVPRPQKAVCPHQEPQSHGPPKESRPSIQLPRTGSLLPQLSDITPYQPGDLGLIPRQAHIPPNPQDLRLLSYITRVGTFWAHSSPEMRAPGSLKRLEKFSLPEVPLRPK; encoded by the exons ATGGCGCTTATTTCCACGTGGGGGAAAGAGGGGCGTCCCCAGAAGCCCAAAAAGTTGCCCTGGGAGCCAGGCATTCTGCCTGCCATGGCCTGGGACTCCTGGGCCTGGGGCCTCACTGACACCATCTGCCTTGGAGTGGGACCTGGTACTGGCACCCAGCAAGAAGAGGGCAGAGTCCCTTTAAGCCCAGCCTCACTCCCTCGGCCTGTTGCTATGTACGGGACCAGCTTCCTTAGCAACCACCGGGCCTCTTCCTGGGGCCTGGAGCCCTGGTTGCCATCAGCCATGGCTCCCAAAAAGAGTGTGAGCAAGGCAGGCAAGGAGTTTGAagtcaaaaagaagaaagggggCAAGAAGGAGCCCGTGGTGGCCGTGGAGCCACCTCTGGCCAAGGAGACGAAGGAGTTCTACCACATCCAGATCCGAGACCTGGAGGACCGGCTGGCCCG GTACCAGCGGAAGTGGGATgagctggctgtgcaggagaAGCTGTTCCGCCAGGAGTTCGAGCAGCTGGCCAATAACAAGAAGGAGATTGTGGCCTTCCTCAAGCGCACGCTCAACCAGCAGGTGGATGAGATCACAGACCTCAACGAGCAGCTCCAGAACTTACAGCTAGCCAAAGAGATGGAGAAGGACGCCTTCGAGGTGCAGCTAGCCCGGGTGCGCCACGAGTTCCAGGAGACCAAGGACCAGCTCACCACGGAGAACATCATCCTTG CGGGGAAGCTGGCAGCCCTGGAGGAGTTCCGGCTGCAGAAAGAGGAGGTCACGGACAAGTTCACGTTGCTGGAGGAGCAGGCGCGGAAGCAGGAGAACGAGTTCAGGGACTATGCATACAACCTGGAGAAGAAGTCGGTGCTGGACAAGGACAG ACTGAGGAAAGAGATCGTCCAGCGCGTAAACCTCGTGACCAACGAGTTCCACAAGATGACCATGAACTGGATGTCAGAGACAACCAGGCGGGCCATCAAAGAGAACAACGGCATTACCCTGCAGATGGCCAGGGTCTCCCAGCAAGGCATGAAGCTGCTGCGGGAGAATGAGCAGCTCAAGGGAAGGCAGGACAATCTGTGCAAACAGCTGGAGCTGCTGGAGAACACCCAGAAGGTCATGGCCAGGCACAAAAGAGGCCACGAGAAG ATCATCCTCATGCTGACCAAGAAGtgccaggagcagcagcaggacacCAAGGAGGCCGAGGAGCTGCGCCTCCTGCTGAGCCAGTTGGAGCAGAGATCCCTGCAGCTGCAGGTGGACAACCAGGCACTGAA GAGCCAGAGAGACCAGCTGAGCCTGCAGCTGGAGCAGCAGCAGGTGGATTTGCAGCGGCTACAGCAGGAACTGGCTAATGAGCAGAAGGTTCGGACCAGCCTGGAGGTGGCTCTGGTCCAGGCCACCTCCTTCCTACAGGACATTCTGCAG ATGCACCCCGATGAAGAGGACAGCGACTTTGACGTGACGTTCCAGCCATGGCAAAAGGAGATACTGCAGCAACTGCTGGTCATGCTCGGCTCCACTGTGGTCCCGAGACCTCAGaaggctgtgtgtccccaccagGAGCCACAGTCCCATGGCCCACCCAAGGAGAG ccgGCCCAGCATCCAGCTGCCCAGGACTGGGTCTCTGCTGCCGCAGCTCTCTGACATCACCCCCTACCAGCCGGGGGATCTAGGCCTGATACCTCGCCAGGCCCACATCCCACCCAACCCCCAGGACCTCAGGCTGCTGTCATATATCACCCGTGTGGGGACCTTCTGGGCACACAGCAGCCCTGAG ATGCGTGCCCCTGGTTCTCTAAAAAGGCTTGAAAAGTTTAGTCTTCCTGAAGTTCCCCTACGTCCCAAGTAG
- the PTRH1 gene encoding probable peptidyl-tRNA hydrolase isoform X1, with translation MMTSGGGVQAVNGGSMRPRGFLGAGQRLSRAMSRCVLEPRPPGKRWMVAGLGNPGLPGTRHSVGMAVLGQLARRLGVAESWTRDRHCAADLALAPLGDAQLVLLRPRRLMNANGRSVARAAELFGLTAEEVYLVHDELDKPLGRLALKLGGSARGHNGVRSCISCLNSNAMPRLRVGIGRPTHPEAVQAHVLGCFSPAEQELLPLLLDRATDLILDHIRERSQGPSLGP, from the exons ATGATGACGTCAGGGGGCGGTGTCCAGGCCGTGAATGGGGGCAGCATGAGGCCGCGCGGCTTTTTGGGCGCCGGACAGCGGCTGAGTAGAGCCATGAGCCGATGTGTTTTGGAGCCTCGGCCCCCGGGGAAGCGGTGGATG GTGGCTGGCCTGGGGAATCCCGGACTGCCCGGCACGCGACACAGCGTGGGCATGGCGGTGCTGGGGCAGCTGGCGCGGCGGCTGGGTGTGGCGGAGAGTTGGACGCGCGACCGGCACTGTGCCGCCGACCTCGCCCTGGCCCCGCTGGGGGATGCCCAACTGGTCCTGCTCCGGCCACGGCGGCTTATGAACGCCAACGGGCGCAGTGTGGCCCGGGCTG CGGAGCTGTTTGGGCTGACTGCCGAGGAAGTCTACCTGGTGCATGATGAGCTGGACAAGCCCCTGGGGAGACTGGCTCTGAAGCTGGGGGGCAGTGCCAG GGGCCACAATGGAGTCCGTTCCTGCATTAGCTGCCTCAACTCCAAT GCAATGCCAAGGCTGCGGGTGGGCATCGGGCGCCCGACGCACCCTGAGGCAGTACAGGCCCATGTGCTGGGCTGCTTCTCCCCTGCGGAGCAGGAGCTGCTGCCTCTGTTGCTGGATCGAGCCACCGACCTGATCTTGGACCACATCCGTGAGCGAAGCCAGGGGCCCTCATTGGGGCCGTGA
- the PTRH1 gene encoding probable peptidyl-tRNA hydrolase isoform X3 gives MMTSGGGVQAVNGGSMRPRGFLGAGQRLSRAMSRCVLEPRPPGKRWMVAGLGNPGLPGTRHSVGMAVLGQLARRLGVAESWTRDRHCAADLALAPLGDAQLVLLRPRRLMNANGRSVARAAELFGLTAEEVYLVHDELDKPLGRLALKLGGSARQCQGCGWASGARRTLRQYRPMCWAASPLRSRSCCLCCWIEPPT, from the exons ATGATGACGTCAGGGGGCGGTGTCCAGGCCGTGAATGGGGGCAGCATGAGGCCGCGCGGCTTTTTGGGCGCCGGACAGCGGCTGAGTAGAGCCATGAGCCGATGTGTTTTGGAGCCTCGGCCCCCGGGGAAGCGGTGGATG GTGGCTGGCCTGGGGAATCCCGGACTGCCCGGCACGCGACACAGCGTGGGCATGGCGGTGCTGGGGCAGCTGGCGCGGCGGCTGGGTGTGGCGGAGAGTTGGACGCGCGACCGGCACTGTGCCGCCGACCTCGCCCTGGCCCCGCTGGGGGATGCCCAACTGGTCCTGCTCCGGCCACGGCGGCTTATGAACGCCAACGGGCGCAGTGTGGCCCGGGCTG CGGAGCTGTTTGGGCTGACTGCCGAGGAAGTCTACCTGGTGCATGATGAGCTGGACAAGCCCCTGGGGAGACTGGCTCTGAAGCTGGGGGGCAGTGCCAG GCAATGCCAAGGCTGCGGGTGGGCATCGGGCGCCCGACGCACCCTGAGGCAGTACAGGCCCATGTGCTGGGCTGCTTCTCCCCTGCGGAGCAGGAGCTGCTGCCTCTGTTGCTGGATCGAGCCACCGACCTGA
- the PTRH1 gene encoding probable peptidyl-tRNA hydrolase isoform X2 — protein sequence MMTSGGGVQAVNGGSMRPRGFLGAGQRLSRAMSRCVLEPRPPGKRWMVAGLGNPGLPGTRHSVGMAVLGQLARRLGVAESWTRDRHCAADLALAPLGDAQLVLLRPRRLMNANGRSVARAGATMESVPALAASTPMQCQGCGWASGARRTLRQYRPMCWAASPLRSRSCCLCCWIEPPT from the exons ATGATGACGTCAGGGGGCGGTGTCCAGGCCGTGAATGGGGGCAGCATGAGGCCGCGCGGCTTTTTGGGCGCCGGACAGCGGCTGAGTAGAGCCATGAGCCGATGTGTTTTGGAGCCTCGGCCCCCGGGGAAGCGGTGGATG GTGGCTGGCCTGGGGAATCCCGGACTGCCCGGCACGCGACACAGCGTGGGCATGGCGGTGCTGGGGCAGCTGGCGCGGCGGCTGGGTGTGGCGGAGAGTTGGACGCGCGACCGGCACTGTGCCGCCGACCTCGCCCTGGCCCCGCTGGGGGATGCCCAACTGGTCCTGCTCCGGCCACGGCGGCTTATGAACGCCAACGGGCGCAGTGTGGCCCGGGCTG GGGCCACAATGGAGTCCGTTCCTGCATTAGCTGCCTCAACTCCAAT GCAATGCCAAGGCTGCGGGTGGGCATCGGGCGCCCGACGCACCCTGAGGCAGTACAGGCCCATGTGCTGGGCTGCTTCTCCCCTGCGGAGCAGGAGCTGCTGCCTCTGTTGCTGGATCGAGCCACCGACCTGA